Proteins encoded by one window of Flavobacterium sp. N502540:
- a CDS encoding response regulator: MAKSLNILLIEDDVIEVMKFNRVLKSLELNHRIIEADNGEEAVNVLKMKEIIPDIIVLDLNMPKLNGIEFLTILKADDVLKYIPAIILTTSNNHRDVMECYKIGIAGYVLKPLKYEDYVDRIKKLLDYWSTNELISQ; encoded by the coding sequence ATGGCAAAATCATTAAATATACTATTAATAGAAGATGATGTAATTGAAGTGATGAAATTCAATAGAGTGCTAAAAAGTTTAGAACTCAATCATCGAATCATCGAAGCAGATAATGGTGAGGAAGCGGTTAATGTATTGAAAATGAAAGAAATAATTCCGGATATTATTGTTTTAGACCTCAATATGCCTAAATTAAACGGAATCGAGTTTTTGACTATCTTAAAAGCGGATGATGTGTTAAAATACATACCAGCAATTATCTTAACGACTTCTAACAATCATAGGGATGTTATGGAGTGTTATAAAATAGGTATTGCGGGCTATGTTTTAAAACCACTTAAATATGAGGATTATGTAGATAGAATAAAAAAACTACTTGATTATTGGAGTACAAATGAATTAATTTCGCAGTAA
- a CDS encoding PAS domain S-box protein: MENSQFHFDSETFNRFFPFYVLLDQNLLIQDRGRSLIKILPDLKSNDYFLYSFAITKPFLEELNSDNFYKITNQLVIIKSLRNEILLRGQFEKYGNGYLFLGSNWLTSDKNFEEKKLSLYDFAQHDASLDLFDLMYNRDKSDAALQKSLTIIHHEENELKVDNKEIDDRELFPTQNQDLLIRIDFEGHLLKMNPATQNLKRLTYHGINYEIKDFFKFIVHKIDKTKKRWMFEAESNGKCYSFVCKSMQEQYYVKIYGRDITEQKRNHEELNKLSMVAKTNKNGILFTYPDGKIFWCNDAYLKLTGYEKDEIIGKTPLEVGSDPLSDKEEIRRMISAFYDGNAFEVEILHARKNGSTFWSKTVGQPILDPSKKVIQYFAMIEDISEVKQKEEQLLLLSSIADKNISAVIICDKSGKIEWINSSFTKMTGYSKEELIGQSPGHLLQGEATNPDTITYLKNQIKQGLPFTCEILNYTKFKEKYWVRVQGQALHNKHGEVIKYFAIEENISQEKEFNQQLIDSENRLTSLITNLQSGILLEDEDRKVLIANKRFCDLFDFKGEPEEMIGFDSKMATEENKYFFKRPDEFIERVEEILRNKKNVFSEEIELADGRVYERSFITISKGNKNDGHLWSFEDITIKKKYKESLEAEKEKYRNIIANMNMGLLEVDKDDIIQLANQCFCDMSGFSLIDLLGNKASEILLHPEDKKLVTFKNKERINGKSDSYEVASINKKGETRHWLISGAPNYNVNGEVIGSIGIHLDITKQKNLELQKEELLKKLEKQNEQLNDYAQIVSHDLKSPLQSIHSLVTWIKEDSDKEFNAQTVKYLNMIEDKVEKMDHLIEGILTYSKVDDIEMITESINLNLEISKIIDIIHIPKNIQVLVKNELPTIKAERFRMQQLFLNIISNAVNYIDKPLGIIEISWEEEKKYYVFAIKDNGPGIALKNQEKIFKMFQSFSSNKRSTGIGLSIVKKIVKNYNGKIWIESELTKGTTFFIKLPK; encoded by the coding sequence ATGGAAAATTCTCAATTTCATTTTGATAGTGAGACATTCAATAGGTTTTTCCCTTTTTATGTTCTGCTCGATCAAAACTTACTTATCCAAGATAGAGGTAGAAGTTTAATCAAAATTCTTCCTGACTTAAAAAGCAATGACTATTTTTTGTATTCATTTGCCATCACCAAACCATTTTTGGAAGAGCTAAACAGTGACAACTTTTATAAGATCACAAATCAATTGGTCATAATCAAATCACTCAGGAATGAAATCTTGCTCCGAGGGCAATTTGAAAAATATGGTAATGGCTATTTGTTTTTAGGCAGTAATTGGCTTACTTCTGATAAAAATTTTGAAGAAAAAAAACTCTCTCTTTATGATTTTGCTCAGCACGATGCATCATTAGATTTATTTGATTTAATGTACAATCGTGATAAGTCTGATGCCGCATTACAAAAGTCTTTGACTATAATACATCACGAGGAAAATGAATTAAAAGTGGACAATAAGGAAATTGATGATAGAGAACTATTTCCTACTCAAAATCAGGATCTATTAATTCGGATTGATTTTGAGGGGCATTTATTAAAAATGAATCCAGCAACTCAGAATTTAAAAAGACTTACATACCATGGAATTAATTATGAAATTAAGGATTTTTTCAAGTTCATCGTCCATAAAATAGATAAAACAAAAAAAAGATGGATGTTTGAAGCGGAGAGTAATGGTAAGTGTTACTCCTTTGTTTGTAAAAGTATGCAGGAACAGTACTATGTGAAGATCTATGGACGTGATATTACAGAACAAAAAAGAAATCATGAGGAGCTAAATAAGCTGTCCATGGTAGCAAAAACAAATAAAAATGGCATTTTATTTACATATCCGGATGGAAAGATATTTTGGTGTAATGATGCTTATCTTAAATTGACAGGATATGAGAAAGATGAAATTATTGGTAAAACACCTTTAGAGGTAGGTTCAGATCCTTTATCGGATAAAGAGGAAATCCGTAGAATGATCAGTGCTTTTTACGATGGAAATGCTTTTGAGGTAGAAATTTTGCATGCTAGAAAAAATGGAAGTACTTTTTGGTCTAAAACGGTCGGACAGCCCATTCTAGATCCCTCCAAAAAAGTGATTCAATATTTTGCAATGATTGAGGATATTTCAGAAGTCAAGCAAAAAGAAGAACAACTTTTATTACTGTCCTCGATAGCTGATAAAAATATAAGTGCAGTCATTATTTGTGACAAGTCAGGTAAAATAGAGTGGATCAATAGTAGTTTTACCAAAATGACTGGTTATTCTAAGGAAGAATTGATTGGTCAGAGTCCAGGTCATTTATTGCAAGGAGAAGCAACTAATCCAGACACCATTACCTATTTAAAAAATCAAATAAAACAAGGACTTCCTTTCACTTGTGAAATCTTAAATTATACAAAATTTAAAGAAAAATATTGGGTTAGAGTGCAGGGACAGGCACTGCATAACAAACACGGAGAAGTGATTAAGTATTTTGCTATTGAAGAAAATATAAGTCAGGAAAAAGAATTCAATCAACAGCTTATAGATTCTGAGAATCGTTTGACTTCGTTAATTACCAATCTTCAATCTGGTATTTTATTAGAAGATGAGGATAGAAAGGTTCTAATTGCCAATAAACGCTTTTGTGATTTATTTGATTTTAAAGGAGAACCAGAAGAGATGATAGGTTTTGATTCAAAAATGGCCACTGAGGAAAATAAATACTTTTTTAAAAGACCAGATGAGTTTATTGAAAGAGTTGAAGAAATTTTAAGAAACAAAAAAAATGTATTTTCTGAAGAAATTGAACTGGCCGATGGACGCGTGTATGAAAGAAGCTTTATTACTATATCTAAAGGGAACAAAAATGACGGTCATTTATGGAGCTTTGAAGACATTACAATTAAAAAAAAGTATAAAGAAAGCCTGGAAGCAGAAAAAGAAAAATATCGAAATATTATTGCCAATATGAATATGGGTTTATTGGAAGTAGATAAGGATGATATAATACAATTGGCTAATCAGTGCTTTTGTGATATGAGCGGTTTTTCTTTGATTGATTTGTTAGGCAACAAAGCATCTGAAATTTTGCTGCATCCTGAAGATAAAAAATTAGTTACTTTTAAAAATAAAGAGCGTATTAATGGGAAGTCAGATTCTTATGAAGTAGCCTCTATTAATAAGAAAGGAGAAACAAGGCATTGGCTAATTAGTGGTGCGCCCAATTACAATGTCAATGGTGAAGTAATTGGTTCAATAGGAATACATCTAGACATAACTAAACAAAAAAACCTGGAATTACAAAAAGAGGAGTTGCTTAAAAAATTAGAAAAACAGAATGAGCAGCTCAATGATTATGCTCAAATTGTATCACATGATTTAAAGTCACCGCTGCAAAGTATACATTCTCTGGTTACATGGATCAAAGAGGACAGTGATAAAGAGTTTAATGCACAAACAGTTAAATATCTCAATATGATAGAAGACAAAGTGGAGAAAATGGATCATTTGATTGAAGGAATTCTAACATATTCTAAAGTAGATGATATAGAAATGATTACTGAAAGCATCAATTTGAATCTTGAAATAAGTAAAATAATTGATATTATTCATATACCAAAAAACATTCAGGTTTTGGTAAAAAATGAACTGCCAACAATTAAGGCAGAACGATTTAGAATGCAACAATTGTTTTTAAATATTATAAGCAACGCGGTAAATTATATTGACAAGCCTCTGGGAATTATTGAAATAAGTTGGGAAGAGGAAAAAAAGTACTATGTTTTTGCAATTAAAGACAATGGACCCGGTATTGCTCTGAAGAATCAGGAAAAAATTTTTAAAATGTTTCAATCTTTTAGTTCTAATAAAAGATCAACAGGTATTGGATTGTCTATTGTAAAAAAAATAGTCAAAAATTACAACGGAAAAATTTGGATTGAAAGTGAACTTACTAAAGGTACAACCTTCTTTATTAAATTACCAAAATAG
- a CDS encoding sensor histidine kinase — MSKLFKTFLIFIKKIGYVLVLLENKNLSNMYKPEVPKNEAFRFEALSSYNILDTLPEEEYDSLTKIAAQICDAPIALVTLIDQNRQWFKSHHGLDVTETPRDFAFCAHAINTPNELFIIPDASKDQRFHDNPLSINAPNVIFYAGAPLNTKDGYSLGTLCVIDSKPREGLTYSQQESLKALANQVISLFELHKKNKFLEDLNDEIMKKNIRLSQFAHRLSHDLKVPIRGVNSLLIFIKEDYNTLIKNTEIEAWIDLIYSRNEYMDFLINGILEYTKVSNDQIHFEDFNVESIIQYIVDNGALYVPTYIHYRNCNTIIRHSKIGFVQIIQNLLSNTVKHTDKQECNVWISLTENETSCFFVYEDDGPGIPEEYWEKVFELFETVSSKYEKNAGIGLSTIKAIIDRVGGTIYLKNREANKKGACFCFTLPKEYNC, encoded by the coding sequence ATGTCAAAATTATTTAAAACTTTTCTTATTTTTATAAAAAAAATAGGATATGTTTTAGTTTTACTTGAAAATAAAAATCTGTCTAATATGTATAAACCTGAAGTTCCTAAAAATGAAGCTTTTAGATTCGAAGCATTAAGCAGTTATAATATACTAGATACCCTCCCAGAAGAAGAGTATGATTCCTTAACCAAAATAGCGGCCCAAATTTGTGACGCCCCTATTGCATTGGTAACATTAATAGATCAGAATCGACAATGGTTCAAATCACATCATGGTTTAGATGTAACCGAAACACCGAGAGATTTTGCTTTTTGTGCACATGCAATAAATACGCCTAATGAACTTTTTATTATTCCAGATGCCTCTAAAGACCAAAGATTTCATGATAATCCATTAAGTATAAATGCTCCGAACGTAATATTTTATGCAGGTGCTCCTTTAAACACCAAGGACGGTTATTCATTAGGTACTCTCTGTGTTATTGATAGCAAACCAAGAGAAGGTCTTACATATAGTCAGCAAGAATCATTAAAGGCATTGGCAAACCAAGTGATTTCTCTATTTGAACTTCATAAAAAAAATAAATTTTTGGAAGATTTGAATGATGAGATTATGAAAAAAAATATACGGTTGAGCCAATTTGCTCATCGTCTTAGTCATGATTTAAAAGTTCCAATTCGAGGTGTAAATTCGTTATTAATTTTTATAAAAGAAGATTATAATACACTCATCAAAAACACAGAGATAGAGGCCTGGATTGATTTGATTTATTCTAGAAATGAATACATGGATTTCTTGATTAATGGCATTTTAGAATATACGAAAGTTAGTAACGATCAAATTCATTTTGAAGATTTTAATGTCGAAAGTATTATTCAATATATAGTTGATAATGGTGCTTTATATGTTCCAACTTATATTCACTATAGGAATTGTAATACCATAATAAGGCATTCAAAAATAGGTTTTGTTCAAATTATTCAAAATCTTTTATCAAATACAGTAAAACATACTGATAAACAGGAATGTAATGTTTGGATATCACTAACAGAAAATGAAACTAGTTGTTTTTTTGTCTATGAAGATGATGGACCAGGCATACCAGAAGAATACTGGGAAAAAGTATTTGAATTATTTGAAACGGTTAGTTCAAAATATGAGAAGAATGCCGGTATTGGCTTGTCAACAATAAAAGCCATAATAGATAGAGTAGGAGGTACTATCTATTTGAAGAATAGAGAAGCCAATAAAAAAGGTGCTTGTTTTTGTTTTACTTTACCCAAAGAGTACAACTGCTAA
- a CDS encoding Crp/Fnr family transcriptional regulator: MNDIRQSLSQFMSLADEEFDLIKSKLEVEEIKTNTIIIKINQKVSKLYFVKSGLLRTYFLSDGKEINTYFACNGQFITSFSSYITQTPSIQYLEALESSTLYSITFEQLNNLYESYPKFEKFGKILAEQNYLCVLERMIYLQSKSAKEKYLYFIEKYEKKIVQRVPQLHIASYLGITPETLSRVRKEISIS; encoded by the coding sequence ATGAATGATATTCGACAAAGTTTAAGTCAATTTATGAGTTTGGCTGATGAAGAGTTTGACTTAATTAAATCTAAATTGGAGGTAGAAGAGATTAAAACAAATACCATAATTATAAAGATTAATCAAAAAGTTTCAAAGCTATATTTTGTAAAATCAGGTTTATTGAGAACTTACTTCTTATCTGATGGGAAAGAAATAAATACCTATTTTGCTTGTAATGGACAATTTATAACTTCCTTTTCTAGCTATATCACACAAACACCATCAATCCAATATTTAGAAGCTCTTGAGTCAAGTACATTGTATTCAATTACATTTGAACAATTAAACAATCTATACGAAAGCTATCCTAAATTTGAAAAATTTGGAAAAATTTTAGCAGAACAAAACTATTTATGTGTATTAGAAAGGATGATTTACTTACAGTCGAAATCAGCAAAAGAGAAGTATCTATATTTTATTGAAAAATATGAAAAAAAAATTGTCCAAAGAGTTCCACAACTACATATCGCAAGTTATTTGGGCATTACTCCGGAAACATTGAGCAGGGTAAGAAAAGAAATTTCTATTTCTTGA